One part of the Malus sylvestris chromosome 2, drMalSylv7.2, whole genome shotgun sequence genome encodes these proteins:
- the LOC126604765 gene encoding autophagy-related protein 8f-like, whose protein sequence is MTKSSFKQAHEFEKRRAEAARIREKYSDRIPVIVEKAERSDIPNIDRKKYLVPADLTVGQFVYVIRKRIKLSAEKAIFIFVDNVLPATGAIMSTIYDEKKDADGFLYVTYSGENTFG, encoded by the exons ATGACCAAAAGCAGCTTCAAGCAAGCACATGAGTTTG AGAAGAGACGTGCTGAGGCCGCAAGGATTAGAGAGAAATATTCAGACAGAATTCCT GTGATTGTGGAAAAGGCAGAGAGAAGTGATATTCCCAACATTGACAGGAAAAA ATACCTGGTTCCAGCTGATTTGACTGTGGGTCAGTTTGTCTATGTCATCCGTAAGAGAATTAAACTGAGTGCAGAAAAGGCAATCTTCATATTCGTAGACAATGTCCTCCCAGCTACAG GAGCAATAATGTCTACCATATATGATGAAAAGAAGGATGCAGATGGATTTCTGTATGTTACATACAGTGGCGAGAACACATTTGGATAG